Proteins co-encoded in one Deltaproteobacteria bacterium genomic window:
- the lptF gene encoding LPS export ABC transporter permease LptF — protein MQKTIGLPRPWIIHRYLWQEYLGPFMVSLLAFTLILFMGRIMRIMQMTIVKGVGLGDILRFCLFIMPFLLVFTVPMAAMVAVLLTFLRLSADHEIMALKTAGVSVTQLLPSVLGFALITTLISLILSLYASPWGNHAMRQLLIEVTKRRADLGIREQVFHTDFPRLMVFVNKVKSRGETLEGIFISDERDPGLPNTIIAETGAFYFDPQSQMLMFQLFHGRVIRVSKDLENLHAVEFESYQIPLELFNFASEGRISGDEMFPGELRQALAQEKPGTTEYNRLVVELGRRFSLPIGGFLLALIAMPLGLSTRSGGRSLGLIIGLVSFVLYYILLTASWRLGVNGSVPPAWAPWVPNFLFCFLAGYLWWRCTRDLSFSFTN, from the coding sequence TTGCAAAAAACTATAGGTCTGCCCAGACCCTGGATTATCCACCGCTATCTTTGGCAAGAATACCTGGGACCATTTATGGTCAGTCTGTTGGCCTTCACGCTGATCCTGTTTATGGGTCGGATCATGCGGATCATGCAGATGACCATCGTCAAGGGAGTCGGTCTGGGCGACATCCTGAGATTTTGTCTCTTCATAATGCCCTTCCTGCTGGTATTTACGGTGCCTATGGCGGCCATGGTGGCGGTGCTATTAACCTTTTTGCGCCTCTCTGCTGACCATGAGATCATGGCCCTGAAAACTGCCGGGGTCAGCGTTACCCAATTGCTGCCCTCGGTCCTGGGTTTTGCCCTGATTACCACCCTGATCAGTCTGATCTTATCGCTCTATGCCAGTCCTTGGGGCAACCATGCCATGCGCCAGTTATTAATCGAAGTCACTAAACGGCGGGCTGACCTGGGGATTCGGGAGCAAGTGTTCCACACCGACTTTCCCCGATTGATGGTTTTCGTCAATAAGGTAAAATCCCGGGGTGAGACTCTGGAAGGTATTTTTATCTCTGATGAACGCGATCCTGGATTGCCGAATACCATTATCGCCGAAACAGGGGCATTTTATTTTGACCCCCAAAGCCAGATGCTGATGTTTCAACTCTTCCATGGGCGGGTCATTCGGGTGAGCAAAGATCTGGAGAACCTGCATGCGGTGGAATTTGAAAGCTACCAGATCCCCCTAGAGCTTTTTAACTTCGCCTCGGAGGGACGTATATCCGGAGATGAAATGTTTCCCGGAGAGTTGCGCCAGGCCCTGGCTCAGGAGAAACCCGGGACCACAGAATATAATCGCTTAGTGGTGGAATTGGGGCGGCGTTTTTCCCTGCCTATCGGCGGTTTCCTGTTGGCGCTGATCGCCATGCCGCTGGGCCTTTCCACTCGCAGTGGGGGCCGCTCTTTAGGACTGATCATCGGTCTGGTCAGTTTCGTACTTTATTACATCTTGCTCACCGCTTCTTGGCGTCTGGGCGTAAACGGCTCGGTGCCGCCCGCCTGGGCACCCTGGGTGCCCAATTTCCTGTTTTGTTTCCTGGCTGGTTACCTTTGGTGGCGGTGTACCCGAGATCTGTCTTTTTCCTTTACTAATTAG
- a CDS encoding DUF116 domain-containing protein, producing the protein MSNQSQDQSPSIILDGGNSIRPQKRVFIGLLAATCLILGVLLAVLWYVPFVGLTNIHPDLPLILGIVFGLLSFIAVAGVLLLILTILLGRDLFFSKRLRGVVVKIIFPLMVLVGKIFGVSKTQVQRSFIEINNHLVLAQHLHTTPDKLLLLMPHCLQYHECPVRITGNVENCKRCGRCHIKGLVEIAEKYHVGLAVATGGTLARRIVIEKRPQIIIAVACERDLTSGIQDSYPLPVYGITNKRPHGPCYDTQVDLEKVEGAVKIFLNAQPEAQPVATPAPEKRLQSQTN; encoded by the coding sequence ATGAGCAACCAGTCTCAGGATCAGTCCCCGTCGATCATTCTCGATGGTGGGAATTCTATCCGTCCCCAAAAACGAGTCTTCATTGGTCTGTTGGCCGCTACCTGCCTCATCCTGGGAGTTCTGCTGGCGGTCCTGTGGTATGTGCCTTTTGTCGGCCTGACCAACATCCATCCTGATTTACCACTGATCCTGGGGATCGTTTTCGGTCTGCTGTCCTTTATCGCCGTGGCAGGGGTTTTACTATTAATCCTGACTATCCTACTCGGTCGAGATCTGTTTTTCTCCAAGCGGTTGCGCGGCGTTGTGGTCAAAATCATTTTCCCGCTGATGGTCCTGGTCGGCAAAATCTTTGGGGTCAGCAAGACCCAGGTACAGCGTTCTTTTATCGAAATTAACAACCATCTGGTCCTGGCCCAACATCTCCATACCACCCCTGATAAACTCCTGCTGCTCATGCCCCATTGCTTGCAGTATCATGAATGTCCGGTGCGAATTACCGGTAACGTCGAGAATTGCAAGCGTTGTGGTAGATGCCATATTAAAGGTTTGGTGGAAATCGCCGAAAAATATCACGTCGGACTGGCCGTAGCTACGGGCGGGACTCTGGCTCGCCGGATCGTCATCGAAAAGCGGCCGCAGATAATTATCGCCGTAGCCTGCGAACGGGACCTCACCAGCGGCATCCAGGATTCCTATCCCCTGCCGGTCTATGGCATTACCAATAAACGGCCGCATGGGCCTTGTTATGACACCCAGGTTGATCTGGAGAAAGTCGAAGGAGCAGTAAAAATCTTTCTTAACGCCCAGCCCGAGGCCCAACCGGTTGCGACTCCAGCCCCGGAAAAGAGGTTACAAAGTCAGACTAATTGA
- the def gene encoding peptide deformylase, translated as MAILPIRKYPDPVLKQPAAPVEEIKGEIQKLIDDMIETMYQAPGIGLAANQVGALHRVIVFDVSPPEERPKPVVIVNPKITYAEGEQIYTEACLSVGDFSSEVRRKALVTVEGMDRQGQPLEVRGEGLLAVVLQHEIDHLDGRLFIDRISRLKRSLYIRQVRKQLQK; from the coding sequence ATGGCTATTTTACCAATTCGTAAGTATCCAGATCCGGTATTGAAACAACCGGCCGCTCCAGTAGAAGAAATTAAGGGGGAAATTCAGAAACTTATCGATGACATGATTGAAACCATGTACCAAGCTCCGGGCATAGGGTTAGCCGCCAATCAGGTCGGTGCTCTTCATCGGGTCATTGTTTTTGATGTTTCTCCGCCGGAAGAGAGACCCAAACCGGTAGTCATCGTCAATCCGAAGATTACCTATGCCGAAGGGGAACAGATTTATACCGAGGCCTGTCTGTCAGTCGGTGATTTCAGTTCCGAAGTGCGCCGGAAAGCCCTGGTCACGGTGGAGGGCATGGATCGGCAAGGCCAGCCTCTGGAAGTCCGAGGCGAGGGATTATTGGCGGTAGTGCTGCAACACGAGATCGACCATCTCGACGGTCGGTTATTTATCGATCGCATCAGTCGATTGAAGCGGAGTCTTTATATTCGGCAGGTTCGGAAGCAGTTGCAGAAATGA
- a CDS encoding methionyl-tRNA formyltransferase, with product MIDRPWRLIFMGTPEFARPSLRALLEAGQEVLAVVTQPDRRCGRGRKLSMPPIKEEAQAWGVPVWQPPRVRQQEVVRALAELHPELIVVVAFGQLLPAEVLTIPSVGALNVHASLLPRHRGPAPINWAIIQGNSVTGVTIMWMDAGMDTGPIFLTEAVKITEADTAGSLTARLASLGAELLLQALNKLQQGEIIRQPQPMEGISYAPPLTRQMQHLDFDRPAMEVARWVRGLDPRPGAFATYQGKTLKVFQARVAQESGDLAPPGTVLQVTNRGAEVACGQGSVWLPEVQLAGSRRMPAQEFARGHLLVNQRLG from the coding sequence ATGATTGACCGCCCTTGGCGTCTGATCTTCATGGGCACCCCGGAATTTGCTCGGCCCAGTCTGCGAGCCTTACTGGAGGCCGGGCAGGAAGTGCTGGCGGTGGTCACCCAACCGGATCGGCGGTGCGGTCGGGGGCGAAAACTCTCCATGCCGCCGATCAAGGAAGAGGCACAAGCTTGGGGGGTGCCAGTATGGCAGCCACCACGAGTGCGTCAGCAGGAGGTAGTTAGGGCCCTAGCGGAATTACATCCCGAGTTGATCGTGGTGGTAGCCTTTGGCCAGCTTTTACCCGCGGAGGTGTTGACCATTCCGTCGGTGGGTGCTTTAAATGTCCATGCGTCCCTGCTTCCTCGGCATCGGGGTCCAGCCCCGATAAATTGGGCCATAATCCAAGGCAATAGCGTCACCGGGGTAACCATCATGTGGATGGATGCCGGGATGGATACCGGGCCGATTTTTTTAACGGAAGCCGTTAAGATTACGGAAGCCGATACCGCCGGGAGCCTGACAGCCCGATTAGCTTCGTTAGGGGCGGAACTGTTGCTCCAGGCTCTGAATAAGCTTCAACAAGGAGAAATAATCCGCCAACCGCAGCCAATGGAGGGGATAAGTTATGCGCCCCCTTTGACCAGGCAGATGCAGCACCTGGATTTTGACCGGCCGGCCATGGAGGTGGCCCGCTGGGTCCGGGGTCTGGATCCTCGCCCCGGGGCTTTTGCTACCTACCAGGGTAAGACGCTGAAGGTCTTTCAGGCCCGGGTGGCCCAGGAGAGCGGTGATTTGGCCCCCCCTGGCACGGTTTTACAAGTCACTAACCGGGGAGCGGAAGTGGCCTGCGGGCAGGGAAGTGTTTGGTTGCCGGAAGTGCAGTTGGCCGGGTCCAGACGAATGCCCGCCCAGGAATTCGCCCGGGGGCACCTCCTTGTGAACCAACGTCTGGGTTAA